The Candidatus Omnitrophota bacterium genome has a window encoding:
- a CDS encoding exosortase system-associated protein, TIGR04073 family, translating to MKKLFCVAIIILLAVSFSGLSYAAESASSDACKGAMNKAGRGLKNLLLGWTDIPLSIYQVTNESKNAALGLTAGAWDGFKKAFPRTISGAVDLATFPIPDYDKSPVKPDPLMEPSTASTTK from the coding sequence ATGAAAAAGTTATTTTGTGTAGCAATCATAATTTTATTGGCAGTATCTTTTTCAGGATTATCATATGCAGCTGAATCTGCTTCTTCTGACGCTTGCAAAGGCGCGATGAACAAGGCCGGAAGAGGCTTGAAGAATCTTTTGCTGGGTTGGACCGACATACCGCTATCTATATATCAGGTTACTAATGAGTCAAAGAACGCGGCATTAGGCCTCACGGCCGGAGCATGGGATGGTTTTAAAAAGGCGTTTCCGAGAACTATCTCTGGAGCGGTCGATTTAGCCACTTTCCCGATACCCGACTACGATAAGAGCCCTGTAAAGCCGGATCCGCTTATGGAGCCTTCAACTGCAAGTACGACTAAATAA
- a CDS encoding alpha/beta fold hydrolase — MRKVYLTVFIIFVVSAILFTASLFYLDKEKHKLLHFTVNIDGRDMGTIKVDKFITDENLLYKSQSSMPFEPLLTDSKSRLTLDKRYSLINYTREESGGGAQNTVLLDNINDNISFVGTAMSEFAYIANLPIKHNTFVFEEYSPVTYLPILENYDFDIGQAQAFNVVMCYSPLLPPMKKLLILTSIRDEYIKIGSRKTKVECLLIKMRNFPQGMLFVTKTGRSLVGIEFPEKKIKITRTFTPKDFEAGPFILKSDTYTTEEVKINDKKTALTGTLAAPKDQGIHPAVLLISGTEESDREEQGLFTHLCDTLARNGFLTLRFDKRGIGSSGGDSKSTTDSEAFDDAKAALNYLFGRKDADIDKIILIGHGKGALDAAKIASETKNVKALILLSPLITSAGQMDLNFDSLNEMAAKRKWDEQYLKLTIKSRMETIDKVKNIKGDWATILRTRCFLKKLREDLQENPIDIIRKVECPVLILQGKEDELIPPKDVSNLDKALEDSGNKNHKLIYYGYLGHFLGKPINDGVHKLYYETDPAVLDTIKKWLEGNV; from the coding sequence ATGAGAAAAGTTTATCTTACCGTATTCATAATCTTCGTAGTAAGCGCGATACTCTTCACTGCATCGCTGTTTTATCTGGATAAAGAAAAACACAAGCTTTTACATTTTACGGTAAATATTGACGGCCGTGACATGGGCACCATAAAAGTGGACAAGTTCATTACCGACGAAAACCTGCTCTATAAATCGCAAAGCTCCATGCCGTTTGAGCCATTATTGACAGACTCAAAATCGCGGCTGACCCTGGACAAAAGGTACTCTTTAATCAATTATACAAGAGAAGAATCGGGCGGTGGAGCCCAAAATACCGTGCTTCTCGATAATATAAACGATAATATATCCTTTGTTGGAACAGCCATGTCCGAATTCGCTTACATTGCCAACTTGCCTATAAAACACAACACATTTGTATTCGAAGAATATTCTCCGGTAACATACCTGCCGATCCTTGAAAATTACGATTTTGACATAGGCCAAGCGCAGGCTTTTAATGTGGTAATGTGCTATTCGCCGCTTCTGCCACCTATGAAAAAACTCTTAATACTCACATCTATCAGGGATGAATATATCAAAATAGGGTCGAGGAAGACGAAGGTGGAATGTCTGCTGATAAAGATGAGAAATTTTCCGCAAGGCATGCTATTTGTCACAAAAACGGGCAGGAGCCTTGTAGGGATAGAATTTCCTGAAAAAAAAATAAAGATAACACGCACTTTTACGCCTAAAGATTTCGAAGCAGGGCCATTTATTTTAAAATCAGACACCTACACAACAGAAGAGGTGAAGATTAACGACAAAAAAACAGCTCTTACGGGAACCCTCGCCGCACCCAAAGATCAGGGCATTCATCCTGCCGTACTTTTGATAAGCGGTACGGAAGAAAGCGACAGGGAAGAGCAAGGATTATTTACACACCTTTGCGATACACTTGCAAGGAATGGTTTCTTAACTTTACGATTTGATAAGCGCGGAATAGGATCAAGCGGCGGCGATAGTAAATCTACTACCGATAGCGAAGCGTTCGATGACGCCAAAGCGGCCTTGAACTACTTATTCGGAAGAAAAGACGCCGATATAGATAAGATCATTCTCATAGGTCACGGCAAGGGCGCGTTAGATGCCGCAAAGATAGCATCTGAAACAAAAAATGTCAAAGCGCTGATTCTATTGTCGCCTTTGATAACTTCAGCCGGCCAGATGGATCTTAATTTTGACAGCCTTAATGAGATGGCCGCTAAACGCAAATGGGACGAGCAGTATCTTAAATTGACTATAAAGTCCCGCATGGAGACCATAGACAAAGTAAAAAATATAAAGGGCGACTGGGCGACGATATTAAGAACGAGATGCTTCCTGAAAAAGCTAAGAGAAGATTTACAGGAGAACCCTATAGACATTATCAGAAAGGTTGAGTGCCCCGTACTCATATTACAAGGCAAGGAAGACGAACTGATTCCCCCAAAGGATGTTTCTAACCTGGATAAGGCTCTGGAAGATAGCGGAAATAAAAATCACAAGCTAATATATTATGGATATTTAGGCCATTTTCTTGGCAAGCCTATCAATGATGGAGTTCATAAGCTATACTATGAAACCGATCCAGCCGTGCTCGACACTATAAAGAAGTGGCTTGAGGGCAACGTATAA
- a CDS encoding DUF4416 family protein has protein sequence MGNIRTAGKVKLITGLISNDTELFDKAKLLLEKRFKNKIDFESTIIDFSYTDYYNKEMGINLKRKFLSFKKLVSLKNIEKMKLVSNKIEDKFSLNNKRAINIDPGYLDLAKLVLFSTKDYSHRMHVGNNIYAEVTLHFMGEKFNAWPWTYPDYRTDEYISIFNSIRERYKNEIKGNR, from the coding sequence ATGGGTAATATACGAACCGCCGGAAAAGTTAAGCTAATTACAGGACTCATATCCAACGATACGGAGCTCTTTGACAAAGCAAAGCTTTTACTGGAAAAAAGATTTAAAAACAAAATCGACTTTGAAAGCACTATTATCGATTTTTCTTACACGGATTATTACAACAAAGAGATGGGCATTAATTTAAAGCGTAAATTCTTAAGTTTTAAAAAACTGGTCTCTTTAAAAAATATTGAAAAGATGAAATTGGTCTCGAATAAGATAGAAGATAAATTTTCTCTTAATAATAAACGCGCAATAAATATAGATCCGGGATACCTGGACCTGGCCAAGCTCGTGCTCTTCTCCACAAAAGATTATTCGCACAGGATGCATGTCGGTAATAATATATATGCCGAAGTAACGCTGCATTTCATGGGTGAAAAATTCAATGCCTGGCCATGGACATATCCTGATTACAGGACAGACGAGTATATATCAATATTCAATTCTATAAGGGAACGCTACAAAAACGAAATTAAGGGAAATAGGTAA
- a CDS encoding PilZ domain-containing protein encodes MFFIVGTCFLALLSVTLFMLWAHERITNKRITPRAKIEEYWDSEERRKHQRFDKDLEVEYSVEKKSHLKPGRTINVSGGGMKLLIDEKLPEGSIMDIKAYIPEKKKVVEVEAEVVWIKDAQDQDSFGKRLFHCGVKFIALKEPAHTHLADILHG; translated from the coding sequence ATGTTTTTTATTGTAGGGACATGCTTTTTGGCATTACTATCCGTAACGCTCTTTATGTTATGGGCACATGAGAGAATAACGAATAAAAGAATAACGCCCCGCGCCAAAATAGAAGAATACTGGGACAGCGAAGAGAGGCGCAAGCATCAGCGTTTTGACAAGGACCTGGAAGTTGAATATAGCGTAGAAAAAAAATCTCATCTCAAACCCGGCAGGACCATAAATGTGTCCGGCGGTGGAATGAAACTTCTTATAGATGAAAAACTGCCTGAAGGCTCAATAATGGATATTAAAGCATATATACCGGAAAAAAAGAAAGTAGTGGAAGTCGAGGCCGAGGTCGTATGGATTAAAGACGCGCAGGATCAGGATTCGTTCGGCAAAAGACTATTTCATTGCGGTGTAAAATTTATCGCGTTAAAAGAGCCCGCGCACACCCATCTCGCCGATATCCTGCATGGGTAA
- a CDS encoding PilZ domain-containing protein, producing MVSEERRRFPRLEDDTLSLKLDGFDSITHTLNISTSGVYCKVDKELPLMSRVKLMLMVPDFSKDKPGAKNIEVSGIVVRQHSVIVDGIIKHYDIAVFFDDLSAKDKEIIATYISNKKGR from the coding sequence ATGGTTTCTGAAGAAAGAAGACGGTTTCCGCGATTAGAGGATGACACTCTTTCGCTTAAGTTGGACGGGTTCGATTCGATAACCCATACTCTAAATATAAGCACGTCGGGAGTATATTGCAAAGTAGACAAAGAGCTGCCTCTGATGTCCAGGGTAAAACTGATGCTTATGGTGCCCGATTTCTCAAAGGACAAACCCGGCGCGAAGAATATCGAGGTAAGCGGCATAGTTGTGAGGCAGCATTCGGTCATAGTAGACGGTATCATAAAACATTATGATATAGCGGTATTTTTTGATGATCTATCAGCTAAGGATAAAGAAATCATAGCTACTTATATTTCAAATAAGAAAGGCCGGTAG
- a CDS encoding DUF362 domain-containing protein, which yields MPSNVYLTRLDSSEKDEAINKKIENLVKRSGVLNFIKKDSYTGIKIHFGESGNTGHIKSDWLKSLVSNVQSRTKNIFFTDTNVLYKESERTNAVDHLKLSYKHGFGFDKMGVPVIIADGVWGRNFVEVEINKKRFSKVKIASDIADCDSLLALTHITGHIMTGFAGAIKNLGMGCASRRGKFEQHCGIVPDFNIEHCVGCGLCVANCPAGCISLEAGKARLDETRCIGCGECVVVCKTDALTTKWSETLANLQEKMVEYAYGAVEILDRKLGYINFLTNITGDCDCLAKDEPRITHDIGILASDDLVSIDKASADLLNNMGKQDIFRARHSEIDWTVQLKYANELGLGNLDYKLIEVDD from the coding sequence ATGCCGAGTAATGTATACCTGACAAGGCTGGATAGCAGCGAAAAAGACGAGGCAATAAATAAGAAGATAGAAAATCTTGTCAAGCGATCCGGAGTGCTAAACTTTATAAAAAAGGATTCTTACACCGGCATTAAGATACATTTCGGAGAGAGCGGCAATACCGGCCACATAAAATCCGATTGGCTCAAAAGCCTGGTTAGTAATGTACAATCAAGAACAAAAAATATATTCTTCACCGACACAAATGTGCTGTATAAGGAGAGCGAGAGGACAAATGCCGTAGATCACCTTAAGCTTTCGTATAAACATGGTTTCGGATTCGATAAGATGGGTGTACCGGTAATCATAGCGGACGGGGTTTGGGGCAGAAATTTTGTAGAAGTAGAGATAAACAAGAAACGCTTTTCCAAAGTAAAGATAGCTTCTGATATCGCCGACTGCGACAGCCTATTGGCGCTAACTCATATAACGGGCCATATAATGACCGGTTTTGCCGGTGCGATAAAAAACCTGGGCATGGGCTGCGCATCGAGACGGGGAAAGTTCGAACAACATTGCGGGATCGTTCCCGATTTCAACATAGAACACTGTGTAGGCTGCGGACTCTGTGTTGCCAATTGTCCCGCGGGGTGTATTAGCCTTGAAGCGGGTAAGGCAAGACTGGATGAAACCAGGTGCATCGGCTGTGGTGAGTGTGTAGTGGTATGTAAAACGGACGCTTTGACCACAAAATGGAGCGAAACACTTGCAAACCTGCAAGAGAAGATGGTAGAATATGCCTACGGTGCGGTGGAGATCCTTGACAGAAAGCTGGGTTATATAAATTTTCTTACAAATATAACCGGAGACTGCGATTGTCTTGCAAAGGACGAACCCAGGATAACACATGATATAGGCATACTTGCCTCAGACGATCTGGTCAGCATAGATAAGGCGTCTGCGGACCTTTTAAACAATATGGGCAAGCAGGACATATTTAGAGCCCGGCACTCTGAAATAGACTGGACGGTGCAGCTAAAGTACGCCAACGAACTCGGGCTCGGCAATTTGGATTACAAATTAATAGAAGTAGATGATTAA
- a CDS encoding PilZ domain-containing protein — MIERRDFIRFNAALKAICEIGRGIKRTYEVKNISKSGALIVLDTPLDNGSEINVSLDVPGDNVPIFVSGTVAWQRKSILEPKKSAYETGIRFAVIDGFDKSRLLDYIYSLWLKLSERK; from the coding sequence ATGATAGAGAGAAGAGATTTCATAAGATTCAATGCCGCACTGAAGGCGATCTGCGAAATAGGCCGCGGCATAAAGAGGACTTACGAAGTAAAGAATATCTCTAAGTCCGGCGCCCTCATAGTTTTAGATACACCGCTTGATAACGGCTCCGAGATAAATGTATCTTTAGACGTGCCTGGAGACAATGTGCCGATATTCGTTTCAGGTACTGTAGCGTGGCAGAGAAAATCGATACTCGAACCAAAAAAAAGCGCGTATGAAACCGGCATCAGGTTTGCCGTTATAGATGGGTTTGATAAAAGTAGATTGTTAGATTATATCTATTCACTGTGGTTGAAACTATCAGAAAGGAAATGA
- a CDS encoding exosortase system-associated protein, TIGR04073 family: MKSLLKGIIICVAVLMVLNMASASYAQDMGKKLYRGVANIVTGWVELPKNIYDTSVEDNPLSGLTIGLAKGVGMTIVRTGAGVYETVTFPFPIPEGYNPVLEPEFVFKGK; this comes from the coding sequence ATGAAAAGCTTACTAAAGGGTATAATTATATGCGTTGCTGTGTTGATGGTCCTGAATATGGCTTCTGCTAGCTATGCACAGGATATGGGAAAGAAACTATACAGAGGAGTCGCGAACATCGTAACTGGCTGGGTAGAACTACCTAAGAACATTTACGACACAAGCGTAGAAGATAATCCTCTCTCTGGTTTAACAATTGGATTGGCAAAAGGAGTCGGAATGACGATCGTTAGGACTGGCGCCGGCGTTTACGAGACGGTGACATTCCCATTCCCGATACCGGAAGGATATAATCCAGTATTGGAACCGGAGTTTGTATTTAAGGGCAAATAA
- a CDS encoding PilZ domain-containing protein, which translates to MWNGINRRKFPRASYKCLITIKKRLTAKTISTNTENIGAGGICVIIKEDLGLFQGVDLELFLEDDRPPIKCGGTVVWVVKKSEPKQKGSYIYDTGVEFIDIRPEDRDRISEAVEEIIKSQSRSRK; encoded by the coding sequence ATGTGGAACGGTATTAACAGAAGAAAATTCCCGAGAGCAAGCTACAAGTGTCTTATTACGATCAAAAAACGTCTCACCGCAAAGACTATATCCACAAACACAGAGAATATAGGCGCTGGCGGGATATGTGTGATTATAAAGGAAGATTTGGGCCTTTTCCAGGGTGTTGACCTCGAATTATTCCTTGAAGACGACCGTCCGCCTATAAAATGCGGCGGCACAGTCGTATGGGTAGTCAAAAAATCCGAACCCAAACAGAAGGGCAGCTATATTTACGATACCGGAGTAGAATTTATCGATATAAGGCCGGAGGACAGGGATAGGATATCCGAAGCTGTGGAAGAGATAATAAAATCCCAATCCAGGTCGAGAAAATAG